The genome window GTAGTATTATTTCTCATCTCCGAAAATACTATTATCACATTGAAGACTCTGGTGTTCGTAAAGCTCCGTTTTGGGTTCTTGTCGGTGCAAATATGCCTGCGATTTTAGTTGAAGTTGGTTATATTACAGGAGATCGAGATGGAAAAAGATTGACTGATCGGCTCTATCAAAAAAGACTTGCTAGAGGAATCTCAAAGGGAATTGAAGAGTATTTTAAGAAAAACAATTAATTTCTTTTTAGATATAATTACATTTCCAAAAAATTTCTCTAAACATGAGAACAAAAGGAGAGAGTTATGCCAAAGATGAAGACTCACAAAGGTGCATCTAAAAGATTTAAGGCTAAAAAGAACTCTATTAAGAGAGGAAGTGCTTTCCGAAGCCACATACTTTCAAAGTATAGTGCAAAGAGAAAAAGAGGACTTCGATCTCCAAAAGCTGTTTCAAAAAGCGACGAGAGTTCAGTTAAGGTGATGTTAGGAATTTAATCCTAACTCCCTCCAACCCCTTTAGGGAAAGACTTGCATTTGTCAAGCACCTACAAACATTTCACTGGGTAAAGGTATTTAATGAGAGTAAAAACTGGGATCGTCCGAAGACGAAGACATAAAAAGGTTTTAAAACAAGCTAAAGGTTTTTATAGTGGTAGAAGAAAACACTTTAGAAAAGCGAAAGAGCAACTTGAACACAGTCTTGTCTATGCTTATCGAGACAGACGAGCGAAAAAGAGAGAGTTCCGAAAACTCTGGATCGTTAGAATCAATGCTGCTTGTAGATTAAGAGATATTAGTTACTCTGTATTTATGCACGGTCTAAAAACTCTTAATATCGAACTTGATAGAAAAATCCTTGCAGATATGGCTATCAACGACG of Thiovulum sp. ES contains these proteins:
- a CDS encoding ribosomal protein L35 (PFAM: Ribosomal protein L35~TIGRFAM: ribosomal protein L35), whose protein sequence is MPKMKTHKGASKRFKAKKNSIKRGSAFRSHILSKYSAKRKRGLRSPKAVSKSDESSVKVMLGI
- a CDS encoding ribosomal protein L20 (PFAM: Ribosomal protein L20~TIGRFAM: ribosomal protein L20) — translated: MRVKTGIVRRRRHKKVLKQAKGFYSGRRKHFRKAKEQLEHSLVYAYRDRRAKKREFRKLWIVRINAACRLRDISYSVFMHGLKTLNIELDRKILADMAINDEAGFSSLVEKVKAI